In one Sphingobacterium daejeonense genomic region, the following are encoded:
- a CDS encoding response regulator — protein sequence MEKRKILIIEDNSDIRESTAEILELTGEYSVLVAEEGKTGVDMAIKHKPDLILCDIMMPELDGYGVLYMLSKHENTQQIPFIFLTAKAEKADLRKAMEMGADDYLTKPFDDMELLNAIESRFKKRAQIQVKTEPSMDSLRLDEQEQAYLLQDLADHGRIKNIKKKQTIYEAGDTPVYVYYIKKGKVRSFLNYKDGRELSTNIYVESQFFGLESVLLNDKYGDNSATLEDAEIALIHKDNFFELLYKKPGIASKLIKVLSQNIREKEEQMLGFAYDSVRKTCCQCIG from the coding sequence ATGGAAAAAAGAAAGATATTAATCATTGAAGATAACAGTGACATTCGTGAGAGCACTGCTGAAATATTGGAATTAACGGGAGAATATTCTGTTTTAGTAGCCGAGGAAGGCAAAACCGGCGTGGACATGGCTATCAAGCACAAGCCTGATTTGATTCTTTGTGACATTATGATGCCTGAGCTGGATGGTTATGGTGTACTCTATATGTTAAGTAAACATGAGAACACACAGCAGATTCCGTTTATATTCTTAACGGCGAAAGCTGAAAAAGCCGATCTAAGGAAAGCTATGGAAATGGGAGCCGATGACTATTTAACTAAGCCATTTGACGACATGGAATTGCTAAATGCTATCGAAAGTCGTTTTAAAAAACGTGCTCAAATTCAGGTAAAAACGGAGCCTAGTATGGACAGCCTTCGTTTGGATGAACAAGAGCAGGCTTATCTATTACAAGATTTAGCAGACCATGGTAGAATTAAGAACATCAAGAAGAAGCAAACCATCTATGAAGCTGGCGATACACCGGTGTATGTATATTATATCAAAAAAGGTAAAGTACGTAGCTTCTTGAACTATAAAGATGGGAGAGAATTGTCTACCAATATTTATGTTGAGAGTCAATTCTTTGGTCTTGAGTCCGTATTGTTGAATGATAAATACGGAGATAATTCAGCGACCTTGGAGGATGCTGAAATAGCTTTGATACACAAGGATAATTTTTTTGAGCTACTTTATAAAAAACCTGGGATTGCTTCGAAGTTGATCAAAGTTCTTTCGCAGAACATTCGTGAAAAAGAAGAGCAAATGTTAGGCTTTGCATATGATTCTGTAAGAAAAACGTGTTGCCAATGCATTGGTTAA
- a CDS encoding cystathionine gamma-synthase has product MEHMNYKFATKAIHAGQEADPSTGAVMTPIYQTSTYQQKAPGDHKGYEYSRGTNPTRKALEDCIAALENGKFGLAFSSGMAATDCVLRLLQPGDEVVTGDDLYGGSYRIFTKVYEPMGIKFKFVNTSDNQAVADAVTDKTKLIWVETPTNPTLKLADIEAIGKIAKERGILYAVDNTFASPYLQNPLDLGADIVMHSVTKYLGGHSDVVMGALVMNDEELYKKLFFYYNACGGTPGPQDAFLVLRGIKTLHLRMKAHCENGRKVAEYLKNHPKIEKIYWPGFEDHPGHDVAKKQMRDFGGMVSIVLKDADLQETFRIASGFKVFTLAESLGGVESLINHPATMTHGSIPKEAREKVGVVDNLLRLSVGVEDADDLIADLEQALAR; this is encoded by the coding sequence ATAGAACATATGAATTACAAATTTGCAACCAAGGCAATTCATGCCGGTCAGGAGGCAGATCCTTCTACAGGTGCCGTAATGACACCTATATATCAAACATCAACTTACCAACAGAAAGCACCAGGCGATCATAAAGGCTACGAATACTCTCGAGGAACAAACCCGACTCGTAAAGCATTGGAAGATTGTATCGCAGCTTTGGAAAACGGAAAATTTGGCCTAGCATTCTCAAGCGGAATGGCAGCAACAGACTGCGTACTGAGACTCCTACAACCAGGAGATGAAGTAGTAACAGGGGATGACCTTTATGGTGGATCCTACCGTATCTTTACTAAGGTTTATGAGCCTATGGGAATTAAGTTCAAGTTCGTAAACACATCGGATAATCAAGCCGTAGCAGATGCCGTAACGGATAAAACCAAATTGATCTGGGTAGAAACTCCAACTAATCCTACGTTAAAGTTGGCAGATATCGAAGCAATTGGAAAGATTGCAAAGGAAAGAGGTATTCTATACGCTGTTGACAATACCTTTGCTTCACCATATTTACAGAACCCGTTGGATTTAGGAGCAGATATCGTAATGCATTCAGTTACTAAATACTTGGGGGGACACTCTGATGTAGTAATGGGAGCTCTAGTGATGAATGATGAAGAGCTTTATAAGAAATTATTCTTCTATTATAATGCTTGTGGTGGAACACCAGGTCCTCAAGATGCATTCTTGGTATTGAGAGGGATCAAAACATTGCACCTGCGCATGAAAGCACACTGTGAGAACGGAAGAAAAGTAGCAGAATACTTGAAAAACCACCCTAAGATTGAAAAAATCTATTGGCCAGGTTTTGAAGATCACCCAGGACATGATGTCGCCAAGAAACAGATGCGTGACTTTGGAGGAATGGTGTCAATCGTCCTAAAAGACGCAGACCTTCAAGAAACTTTCCGTATTGCCTCAGGCTTCAAGGTGTTTACTTTAGCAGAATCCTTGGGAGGCGTTGAATCATTAATCAACCATCCAGCAACAATGACCCATGGATCAATCCCCAAAGAAGCAAGAGAAAAAGTAGGAGTAGTAGACAATCTTTTGCGCCTCTCCGTAGGTGTCGAAGATGCCGACGACTTAATAGCTGACCTAGAACAAGCATTAGCACGTTAA
- a CDS encoding NAD-dependent epimerase/dehydratase family protein, producing MKNLLILGCGWVGEELAYQLKGKGWNVWVTTTTPEKYHRLINDGIFAYIHDFDRDLSVDLPVDISFDAVINSIPATQRNSEAEIEHRFSFVFNALSFINYKKHIFLSSVGVYPDIDGTFDETFNQEELMTQKLRIAEKKMMSLPFSSTFRLGGLFGKNRIFGKYFQDKVVTTGDQPANFIHLDDVIGIIERSLETNLPIGYYNLVAPEHPSKKEVILKSAQKYMYSYPSSFDPKDSFQKVIVADKITNLLNYQFKYPSPLDF from the coding sequence ATGAAAAACCTATTGATATTGGGTTGTGGATGGGTAGGTGAGGAGCTTGCTTATCAGCTCAAAGGAAAAGGTTGGAATGTATGGGTGACTACAACAACCCCGGAAAAATACCATCGTCTAATAAACGATGGTATTTTTGCCTATATACATGATTTCGACCGTGATCTTTCTGTGGATCTCCCAGTTGATATTTCATTTGATGCGGTCATCAATTCCATTCCAGCAACACAAAGAAATTCAGAAGCAGAAATCGAACATCGATTCTCTTTTGTATTTAATGCACTCAGTTTTATAAATTATAAAAAGCATATTTTCTTAAGTTCAGTAGGTGTCTATCCAGATATCGATGGGACCTTCGACGAAACCTTCAATCAAGAAGAATTGATGACCCAAAAACTAAGAATTGCTGAAAAGAAAATGATGAGCCTACCTTTTAGTTCCACATTCCGATTAGGCGGACTATTTGGGAAAAACAGAATTTTTGGTAAATATTTCCAAGATAAGGTAGTAACCACGGGAGATCAGCCAGCAAATTTTATCCATCTCGATGATGTCATTGGAATAATCGAACGATCTTTGGAAACAAACCTTCCCATAGGATATTACAACTTGGTTGCGCCAGAACATCCTTCAAAAAAAGAGGTCATCTTGAAGAGTGCACAAAAATACATGTACAGTTACCCTTCATCTTTTGATCCAAAAGATAGTTTCCAGAAGGTAATAGTCGCTGATAAAATCACCAATTTGTTGAATTACCAGTTTAAATATCCTTCTCCATTAGATTTTTAA
- the proS gene encoding proline--tRNA ligase — translation MSKGITSRSEDYSQWYNDLVIKADLAEYSAVRGCMVIKPYGYAIWERMQAVLDKRFKETGHSNAYFPLFIPKSFFSKEASHVEGFATECAVVTHYRLKNDGSGNIIVDEDAKLEEELIVRPTSETIIWNTYRGWIESYRDLPILVNQWANVVRWEMRTRLFLRTAEFLWQEGHTAHATSDEAIAEAQQMLEVYADFAEGTLAVPVVRGRKTENERFAGAIDTLCIEALMQDGKALQAGTSHFLGQNFAKAFDVKFTSKEGKLDYVWATSWGVSTRLMGALIMAHSDDQGLVLPPKLAPTQVVIVPIYKTDEEKANLDAYVEQLTAALKQLDIRVKYDDRDTQRPGFKFAEWELKGVPLRVALGSRDMQNGTVELARRDTQTKETVQQAGLPDRIAALLDEIQENIYNKALTFRDEHITEVNSYDEFKKVLEEKGGFISAHWDGTVETEKRVKEETKATIRCIPLDSKEEEGVCIFTGKPSKQRVLFAKAY, via the coding sequence ATGAGTAAAGGGATAACCAGCCGTAGTGAAGATTATTCACAATGGTACAATGATTTAGTAATTAAAGCAGACCTCGCTGAATACTCTGCTGTAAGAGGATGTATGGTGATAAAACCATATGGTTATGCAATCTGGGAAAGAATGCAAGCTGTTCTTGACAAAAGATTTAAAGAAACTGGCCACTCTAATGCCTATTTCCCCTTATTTATCCCCAAATCTTTCTTCTCTAAAGAAGCTTCTCACGTAGAAGGTTTCGCAACTGAATGTGCTGTCGTGACTCATTACCGATTAAAAAATGACGGTTCTGGAAATATCATCGTCGACGAAGATGCAAAATTAGAAGAAGAATTGATCGTTCGTCCAACCTCTGAAACAATTATCTGGAATACATACCGCGGATGGATCGAATCATATCGCGACCTGCCAATACTGGTAAACCAATGGGCAAATGTGGTTCGTTGGGAAATGCGTACGCGTTTGTTCTTGCGTACTGCAGAATTCCTTTGGCAAGAAGGACATACTGCCCACGCAACTTCTGATGAAGCTATCGCGGAAGCACAGCAAATGTTGGAGGTATACGCCGATTTTGCCGAAGGTACTTTAGCAGTTCCTGTAGTAAGAGGCAGAAAAACTGAAAACGAACGTTTCGCAGGGGCAATTGATACCTTATGTATTGAGGCATTGATGCAAGACGGTAAAGCTCTGCAAGCCGGAACATCTCACTTCTTGGGACAAAACTTCGCAAAAGCATTTGATGTCAAGTTTACATCTAAAGAAGGTAAATTGGATTACGTATGGGCTACATCATGGGGCGTATCAACTCGTTTGATGGGTGCCTTGATTATGGCACACTCCGATGACCAAGGATTAGTCCTTCCTCCAAAATTGGCACCAACTCAAGTGGTTATTGTTCCAATATATAAAACTGATGAAGAAAAAGCTAACTTGGATGCTTACGTAGAACAACTGACAGCAGCATTGAAACAATTGGATATCCGCGTTAAATATGATGATAGAGATACCCAAAGACCAGGATTCAAGTTTGCAGAATGGGAATTAAAAGGCGTGCCATTGCGCGTAGCCTTGGGTTCTCGTGATATGCAAAATGGAACAGTTGAGCTTGCCCGCCGTGATACACAAACAAAAGAAACTGTTCAACAGGCTGGCCTACCAGATAGAATAGCAGCCCTTTTGGATGAAATCCAAGAAAATATCTATAATAAAGCCTTGACTTTCCGTGATGAGCATATCACTGAAGTCAATTCTTATGATGAATTCAAAAAAGTACTTGAAGAAAAAGGTGGCTTTATTTCTGCACATTGGGATGGAACAGTAGAAACAGAAAAAAGAGTGAAAGAAGAAACTAAGGCAACTATTCGTTGTATCCCTTTGGATTCAAAAGAAGAAGAAGGTGTTTGTATCTTCACTGGTAAACCTTCAAAACAAAGAGTATTATTTGCGAAAGCATATTAA
- a CDS encoding DUF3300 domain-containing protein, translating to MKNNKIFLGGLAIAFAGLISSCSTTSRTVYRDDVYNNQDSRSVYQSPDYYYTDGEEEQSIAQSDYYADEYSDQDYVEGGVEELEYANRINRFYYNTPGMMYYDPWFDPWYGYSGFGLGWNSGFGWSLGFGWGNPYYGLGMGWGYPYYGYGWGSSYYGWGNYWGPNSYYSYWGHPYYGGGYYGNGYYGGNYYGNRRQASGRSYSSNYAPRSNGARVSRDASGRFVNSRSGVASGRSGSRTDGTVNRTPSSRSGSRTDGTINRTPSSRSGSRTDGTINRTPSSRSGSRTDGTINRTPSSRSGSRSSGTINRTPSSRSGSRSSGTINRTTPSRSSAPSTRSTPSRQSTPSRSSGSFDRGSSSGGGFSRGSSGGGSSSRSSGGGASSGRSGSRR from the coding sequence ATGAAAAACAACAAGATATTTTTGGGAGGGTTAGCAATCGCGTTTGCTGGATTAATCAGCTCCTGTTCGACCACAAGTCGTACAGTTTATCGTGATGATGTCTATAATAACCAAGACTCGCGATCTGTTTACCAAAGTCCCGATTACTACTATACTGATGGCGAAGAAGAGCAATCTATCGCACAATCAGACTATTATGCCGACGAGTACTCTGACCAAGATTACGTTGAGGGCGGCGTTGAAGAATTAGAATATGCAAACCGAATCAATAGGTTCTATTATAATACACCAGGAATGATGTATTATGATCCATGGTTTGATCCTTGGTACGGCTATTCTGGATTTGGCCTAGGTTGGAATTCAGGTTTTGGCTGGTCACTAGGATTTGGTTGGGGCAATCCTTATTATGGCTTAGGCATGGGATGGGGCTATCCATACTACGGTTATGGATGGGGATCATCTTACTATGGCTGGGGCAATTACTGGGGACCTAACTCCTACTACAGCTATTGGGGACATCCTTACTACGGTGGTGGATACTATGGAAATGGATACTACGGAGGAAACTATTATGGCAACAGACGCCAAGCATCTGGAAGAAGTTACTCTTCTAACTATGCTCCAAGATCAAATGGAGCTAGAGTAAGCAGAGATGCGAGTGGCAGATTTGTCAATAGCAGATCAGGTGTTGCTTCAGGTAGAAGTGGATCAAGAACTGATGGAACTGTTAACAGAACTCCTTCATCAAGATCAGGGTCAAGAACCGATGGAACTATAAATAGAACTCCTTCATCGAGATCAGGATCAAGAACCGATGGAACTATCAACAGAACTCCTTCATCAAGATCAGGATCAAGAACTGACGGAACTATCAACAGAACTCCATCATCAAGATCAGGATCAAGATCTAGTGGTACTATCAACAGAACCCCATCTTCGAGATCGGGATCAAGATCAAGTGGTACTATCAATAGAACTACTCCATCAAGATCATCAGCTCCAAGCACAAGATCTACACCAAGTAGACAATCTACACCATCACGTTCAAGCGGAAGTTTTGACCGTGGAAGTTCAAGCGGTGGTGGATTCAGCAGAGGAAGCTCTGGCGGTGGATCGTCATCTAGAAGTTCTGGCGGTGGCGCATCTTCAGGAAGAAGCGGAAGTAGACGTTAA
- a CDS encoding sprT domain-containing protein, with product MPDFSKQLSKYIPSTAAPIISEWINDTGCRFKVTRSRASKLGDYRSPFKNEPHQITINHDLNPYSFLITTVHEFAHLKTWQLHKNKVKPHGLEWKNNFKSLMDPFIKLNLFPEDIHFALTKYMSNPAASSCTDLTLYKVLKSYDKSESEMVTIDTIEFNSYFSIKNGRVFQKLERLRKRYKCLEVKTQRIYLFHPIAEVLPVDIKSNS from the coding sequence ATGCCGGATTTTAGCAAACAGTTAAGTAAGTATATTCCATCTACCGCCGCTCCTATTATTTCCGAATGGATCAATGATACCGGCTGTAGGTTTAAGGTAACTCGTTCCAGGGCATCTAAACTGGGAGATTACCGTTCTCCATTTAAAAACGAACCCCATCAGATCACGATCAATCATGATTTGAATCCGTATTCATTTCTTATTACGACGGTACATGAGTTTGCACATCTGAAGACTTGGCAATTGCACAAGAATAAGGTCAAACCTCATGGTTTGGAATGGAAGAATAATTTTAAAAGTTTGATGGACCCATTTATCAAACTGAACTTATTTCCGGAAGACATCCATTTTGCATTGACCAAATATATGAGCAATCCAGCTGCATCAAGTTGTACGGATTTAACTTTATATAAGGTTCTGAAATCGTATGACAAGTCGGAGAGTGAGATGGTAACGATTGACACGATTGAATTTAACAGTTACTTCAGTATCAAAAACGGTCGGGTTTTCCAAAAACTGGAGAGGCTGAGAAAAAGATACAAATGTCTAGAAGTTAAGACTCAAAGGATTTATTTATTTCACCCGATAGCAGAAGTGTTACCTGTTGATATAAAATCAAATTCTTAA
- a CDS encoding helix-turn-helix domain-containing protein encodes MHWLMLAEKSTTEVDEVTIKISRDDLAALAGTANETISRMLADFKDEKAIDKRRKCYSNFFS; translated from the coding sequence ATGCATTGGTTAATGTTGGCGGAAAAATCGACAACGGAAGTTGATGAGGTAACTATTAAGATTTCAAGGGATGATTTAGCAGCTTTAGCAGGTACGGCAAATGAAACTATTAGCAGGATGTTGGCTGATTTTAAGGACGAAAAAGCTATTGACAAAAGAAGGAAATGCTATTCGAATTTTTTCAGTTAA
- a CDS encoding PA domain-containing protein, translating into MMNNKLFIGAALLLGLASCKSGVESSSYDKNSLDSSATAAITEESYKAYVAKLSSDEFLGRKPFSKGDTLTVNYIQDQFKALGVEPGNGDSYFQEVPMVEISSKPVDPNLTFKGKNGDLTAKYLDDYVIGTPQMADQIDVENTELVFAGFGIVAPEYKWNDYEGLDVKGKTVVVMVSDPGRYDKNLFKADTMTYYGRWIYKFEEASRQGATGILLIHETEAASYGWNVVRSGWTGPQLSLVPEKQRCKFK; encoded by the coding sequence ATGATGAACAACAAACTATTTATTGGAGCTGCCCTATTGCTTGGACTGGCGTCTTGTAAATCGGGGGTCGAAAGTTCTTCCTACGACAAAAACAGCCTAGATTCTTCAGCAACTGCGGCAATTACAGAAGAAAGTTACAAAGCATATGTTGCAAAATTATCCTCAGACGAATTTTTAGGACGCAAACCCTTTAGTAAAGGAGATACTTTAACCGTAAATTATATACAAGATCAATTTAAGGCATTAGGTGTTGAGCCCGGTAATGGGGATTCATATTTTCAGGAGGTGCCGATGGTTGAGATCAGTTCGAAACCTGTTGATCCAAACTTGACCTTCAAGGGTAAAAATGGAGATCTTACTGCTAAATATCTTGATGATTATGTTATTGGCACGCCGCAGATGGCGGATCAAATAGATGTAGAAAACACAGAATTGGTGTTTGCAGGATTTGGTATCGTGGCGCCAGAATATAAATGGAATGACTATGAAGGATTGGATGTCAAAGGTAAAACCGTCGTAGTGATGGTATCTGATCCTGGACGCTATGACAAAAACTTATTTAAAGCAGATACGATGACTTATTATGGTCGTTGGATTTATAAGTTTGAAGAAGCCTCACGCCAAGGTGCCACCGGTATATTATTGATCCATGAAACTGAAGCTGCTAGCTATGGATGGAATGTTGTAAGAAGTGGTTGGACAGGCCCTCAACTTTCGTTGGTTCCAGAAAAACAAAGGTGCAAATTTAAGTAA
- a CDS encoding M28 family peptidase, producing MEQAKKPGFKAVPMNVSTSVKLKNSFRESKSNNVIGTIKGTKRPDETIIYTAHWDHLGIGEASNGDSIFNGAIDNATGVAALF from the coding sequence ATGGAGCAGGCAAAGAAACCAGGCTTTAAAGCCGTACCAATGAATGTTTCTACGAGTGTAAAGTTGAAGAATAGCTTTAGGGAATCAAAATCTAATAATGTAATCGGAACCATTAAAGGCACGAAACGTCCTGACGAAACTATTATTTATACTGCACATTGGGATCATTTAGGAATTGGTGAAGCTTCCAATGGCGATTCTATTTTCAATGGCGCAATTGACAATGCGACTGGTGTTGCTGCACTTTTTTGA
- a CDS encoding PAS domain-containing sensor histidine kinase yields MLESARLLEAIIENAIDGIITIDNHGIVESINPAALELFGYEAEEVVGKNISVLMPEPDRSNHDRYISNYEETGRKRIIGIVERSEDLKKDGSTFPFRLAVSEVFYKDRKIFTGFVHDLTKEKQAENELKKHTQELELKVRERTKDLIKLVSELERAKADVSVSLEKEKELSQLKSRFVSMASHEFRTPLSSVQLSASLIDRYVDKAEYAPIEKHTSRIKSSVQLLNTILNDFLNLEKLEAGVVVVNKAETNIVHLGEEIAEEMQLICKKNQHIVYQHTGEESGFFIDPNLLKNSIINLVSNAIKYSGEDTFIEFNTQIGRNQLLVTVKDNGIGIPLEEQENLFEPFFRANNTGNIPGTGLGLNIVKRYVELMGGRLEYWSEVNQGAIFKMFFIQE; encoded by the coding sequence GTGTTAGAATCAGCTAGACTATTAGAAGCCATTATCGAGAATGCCATAGATGGTATTATTACTATCGATAACCATGGTATTGTCGAGAGCATCAATCCGGCAGCTCTGGAGTTATTCGGGTATGAGGCAGAAGAAGTGGTGGGTAAAAACATCTCTGTATTGATGCCAGAACCTGACCGCTCTAACCACGACCGGTATATTTCCAATTATGAAGAAACTGGGAGAAAGCGAATCATAGGAATTGTCGAGAGGTCAGAGGACTTAAAAAAGGATGGTTCTACATTTCCTTTTCGTCTAGCTGTTAGTGAAGTTTTTTATAAAGACCGTAAGATATTCACTGGTTTTGTCCATGACCTAACCAAAGAGAAGCAAGCGGAAAATGAATTGAAAAAGCATACCCAAGAGCTGGAGCTGAAGGTGCGGGAAAGAACAAAGGATCTGATTAAGCTTGTTTCAGAACTAGAGCGTGCCAAGGCAGATGTCAGTGTTTCTCTGGAAAAGGAGAAGGAATTGAGTCAACTTAAATCTCGTTTTGTTTCTATGGCTTCCCATGAATTCAGGACGCCATTGAGCTCCGTTCAATTATCAGCTTCCCTTATTGACCGATATGTTGACAAAGCTGAATATGCCCCGATTGAAAAACATACGAGCAGGATCAAAAGTTCCGTTCAGTTACTGAACACTATTTTGAATGACTTTTTGAATCTGGAGAAATTAGAGGCTGGGGTTGTCGTGGTTAATAAAGCAGAGACAAATATTGTTCACCTTGGTGAGGAGATTGCGGAGGAGATGCAATTGATCTGTAAAAAGAACCAACATATTGTTTACCAACACACTGGCGAGGAATCCGGATTTTTTATAGATCCTAACCTTTTGAAAAACAGCATTATCAATTTGGTTTCAAATGCTATTAAATATTCAGGAGAGGACACGTTTATTGAGTTCAACACTCAGATTGGCAGAAATCAATTATTGGTAACTGTGAAGGATAATGGTATTGGAATTCCATTGGAGGAGCAAGAGAATCTATTTGAGCCATTCTTCCGTGCGAACAATACTGGAAATATTCCAGGTACGGGATTGGGATTGAATATTGTCAAACGTTATGTTGAGTTGATGGGTGGTCGATTGGAATATTGGTCTGAAGTAAATCAAGGAGCTATTTTTAAGATGTTTTTTATCCAAGAGTAA
- a CDS encoding AAA family ATPase translates to MLIRKDRMLSKLQIKNYALIDALDINFDEKLNIITGETGAGKSIIMGALGLILGNRAESKHFFDESRKCIIEGHFFIKGL, encoded by the coding sequence TTGCTAATCAGAAAAGATCGGATGTTAAGCAAACTACAGATAAAAAACTATGCATTGATTGATGCATTAGATATAAATTTCGACGAAAAACTCAATATTATAACAGGTGAAACCGGAGCTGGTAAATCCATTATTATGGGTGCATTGGGGTTGATCCTTGGAAATAGAGCAGAAAGCAAGCATTTCTTTGATGAATCCAGGAAGTGTATCATCGAAGGCCATTTCTTTATCAAGGGACTATAA
- a CDS encoding M28 family peptidase — MAQLTMRLVLLHFFELAKAFKAAKVQPERSIVFLAVTAEEQGLLGSQYYAEHPIYPLNKTVANLNMDSFNPVGAMNGFRVTGTGQTELEDYAILSGAKFNRKLVPEGSPTSGGFYRSDHFNFVKVGVPGLYMGSGGDYLESDTTIIKKRQEALAGRYHAVTDELDDHWNFDGILADIRLFFDIGYTLSMDTIFPNFKAKSEFKELGDKRLSK; from the coding sequence ATGGCGCAATTGACAATGCGACTGGTGTTGCTGCACTTTTTTGAATTGGCAAAAGCATTTAAAGCTGCAAAAGTTCAACCTGAACGCAGTATCGTATTCTTGGCAGTTACTGCTGAGGAACAAGGTTTGTTAGGTTCTCAGTACTATGCTGAACACCCAATCTATCCATTGAACAAAACCGTTGCAAACCTAAACATGGATTCGTTCAATCCTGTTGGTGCTATGAACGGATTTAGAGTTACGGGTACTGGACAGACTGAACTTGAGGATTACGCTATCTTATCTGGCGCTAAATTTAACCGTAAGTTGGTACCGGAGGGAAGTCCGACATCTGGTGGTTTCTATCGTTCTGACCATTTCAATTTTGTTAAAGTTGGAGTACCTGGATTATATATGGGTAGTGGTGGTGACTACCTTGAATCTGACACAACAATCATCAAAAAACGCCAAGAAGCATTAGCAGGTCGCTATCACGCGGTAACTGATGAGCTGGATGACCACTGGAATTTTGATGGAATCTTAGCTGATATCCGTCTATTCTTTGACATTGGTTACACTTTGAGCATGGATACTATCTTTCCTAACTTTAAAGCAAAATCAGAGTTTAAAGAATTAGGCGACAAACGACTTTCAAAATAG